GCGGCATCTTTGAGCTCCTTGTCTTTCTTGGCTTCCTTTGCGCTGGCGATGGTCTCGAGCGcgccgatgacgaagacggcACTGCCCTTGTTCAAGCTCTTGAGGCTGGACCGCGAATGCACTGTGGTGGCAGCTGTGGCCGTAGTTGAGACCGAAGAGGAGCGACGAGTCCTGACCATGCTAGCGCGGGAACTCGAAGCCTCCGGAGGAGCAGGAGTTGGCTGCACTGCGATGTCTGCTGGTGGTTCAGTGGCTGCGTTGTCAACAATGATCTGGCGAGTTTCTTGCTCTGGTAAAGATTGCGTGGTGGGAAGCTCTCgtgcctctgcttctcCTTCTGCTGTCGATCCAGGCTGCGCGAGGCAAGAGACGTCGGCGTCACGACTTGCGGCTTCTGTGTACGCCGCATCGCTGAGGGAAACGTGCGAGACAGAGCTACCGGGCACGTTCGATGGGCGCTCAGCGGTATCGGTTGTTGCCGACACGTCTGTAGGGATCTCTTCGGAAGCTGGCAGCTGCTCCCTTTGATCTTGTGACGACAAGTCGTTAGCCGCCACTTCTGTCGATTGTACACATTGGTTGTTGACTTCTGTGGTGAtatgctgctcgacgacctcAGTCGGGTGGGTTGTATCAAGTGGGTCTACTAGACTAGCACCGCCGGAAGGGAGATGGGGCTTGAAAGATGCTTCGGCGTCGTTAGCCTCGTGGTCTTCCATGGTATAGGTTGCAATGCTgatcgaagcgatgcagaagcGTACGGTGGGATAAGGATGGTGAAGATGGTGAAAGCGAAGCAAGGTCGGCAGAGGGATCAGCAATGAAAATCGTTCCGAAGAAGAACCAACttaattcacgattcagacTGCATGGCGGTGCTAAGGCCAACAACACACAAAGCACAcacattctgtgattcacgattcgtaatcCCAAACGGACAGAGTGAGAGCGCAGCGCTCCACGAAAAGGTTGCGCAACAGAGTCGCTGAGTGGCAGCgtgcaagtcgtgagtgagtgcAACTGGTGAACTGTGACTGTGTCTATGCGGCGCGGGAAGAGACGCCCGATCCACATGCAGATTGCAGACAGAGCACGCGCACGAGCACCAACTCCGTCGATTTCGCGCGGCTCGATTCACCATTTCTATTCACAAAGCGTTGGCTGGTATCTCGGTCTAACATTTTATCGTTTCCCTTCACGCCTTttgcttcgtgcttcgtgcttaACTTGCCGAGCCTGTATCGGGACAAAACATCTTGATGCTGCCGCCTATAACGTGCAACACTGCATCGGTGCTGGCTCGTACCAAGGTGGTGGAAAGCGTATTTTGGATGGGTATCGATACGTGTGCATTGAGCGAAAACAGTGGATGTAGCGTGTACAGATTagaagagcgagcagaAAAGGTCCGTAAGAAGAGCAATGTGAGTGTGCACATTATGCTTCGCCCAAGATAGCCTCGTTGAGCTCCATCAATGGCGCAAGCTCGCGTGGCTCTACCAGCTCAAACTCTGTGATGAAGAGCAAAAAGTGACGGTAGGAAGTGTTGAGATGAGCCTCGATACTCAGCGCACACACCTGGGCAAAGTGGTGATTATAAATGTGTGCGTAAATGCGGAACAGCCTTCTGAGAATCGACTTgaccacagcagcaaagttCTTGGGGAATGGCACGCCAATCTTGCTCGGGAAGAGttcctcgtcatccagCTGAGATTGCACCCAGCTCATCAGGCAGTCGACGTACTCTGGCGCTGACATCTTGGTGGGACGACGGTAGAGCGCCGAGTTGGCATCCTGCCAATGGTACTCGAAGCGTGGGCCGGCGCACATGACGGGGCATTCAGTCGGCGTGCAAAATTCGGTGATAGTACCATAGAGCATGTTGACGTGATTAAAAAAGTCAAGCGTGTTGACCGCAAGCCATTCGTTGAGATCTTCGCCTTCGGGAAGCACCACTGCCAGTCGGAGATTGCCGCTTCCCAGGGTAGCTTCGGCATAGCGCTTGAGCTGGTACTGTTTTGTACCTTCTGGGATGTTGCGCTTGGGCTTAAATGTACGCGTCTTGGAAAGACCGAAGAAGGACGACATTATAGATGCTGATGTCACCACTTGGAGAACGGCTTGAGGTGGTCGGGTGGTCGTAGTTTTGAGATGAAGGCAAAAGTGTGGTGTGTCCGCAGCCTCGAATATAACGATGCTCAGTGTATCTCAACTACGTGCGTGATGGTCGTTGTGAGAACGATGAGGAGCAATAGCAAGGCgatcaatcgtgaatggatgAGAAATATGTACGAGAGAATCAGAAGCACAAGGTGTTGGCTGCCACGCCACGATTCAGGGGTTTATGGCGGccgaattcacgattcgagatggtcgaaattgcaaatcgtgaatagagTGATTCAACAACAACCAACACTCGTAACGCGCGtgactctctctcttcctctctctctccccGCTTGCAGTTCGCAGCGCGTGTTTTGGCTTGTAGAGATCAACactaagttaacttaacGGCTCGCGACCACCAAGTCGACCCTGCAGCATTGCGCATGGGAGCCGTCTGTGTCACATTTCCCTAACAACAGCGCCATCTCAACGCGCAAATTTAAATTTAGGCAGTCTGACCTGAAACCTCACGCCTGTTTGGCTGTACCATACGTGTTTTGATTCCGCACTCAATCTCTGCTCGGACTTTATGACTATTTATCACggaatcacaaatcggAATGAAAGAgccaagattcacgattcacgccAAGCAGACAGAAATCCCAAACAGTGTGGGATCGCAAAACACAACATACCTCAGAACAGCCCAT
The Mycosarcoma maydis chromosome 14, whole genome shotgun sequence DNA segment above includes these coding regions:
- a CDS encoding putative MOB1 protein — translated: MSSFFGLSKTRTFKPKRNIPEGTKQYQLKRYAEATLGSGNLRLAVVLPEGEDLNEWLAVNTLDFFNHVNMLYGTITEFCTPTECPVMCAGPRFEYHWQDANSALYRRPTKMSAPEYVDCLMSWVQSQLDDEELFPSKIGVPFPKNFAAVVKSILRRLFRIYAHIYNHHFAQVCALSIEAHLNTSYRHFLLFITEFELVEPRELAPLMELNEAILGEA